The Bombus pyrosoma isolate SC7728 linkage group LG3, ASM1482585v1, whole genome shotgun sequence genome has a segment encoding these proteins:
- the LOC122566383 gene encoding EF-hand domain-containing family member B yields the protein MEKCKCTINSRNQLLGLVHEDENAYSKNFKTSTSSIKECFTEYSLEDKVEALRNIFVHNERHTQKLPPFISNIHNSKQIIDVKECLQPDEETSFQTIISELRNTVMNSYWNKEVGKTRYQISNLPVGMKPLEVTFGKKLKSGETMAELIKQEIIASDIPEQNIFEMYKKSHNSYLPAEQVKRQYKKPFDQNSCFGKLWNANIKGERLKRLLTWIIADLDHSHSRIGKVKDIMNIIDDKVYEKKGISEMLNILSDCPINNEVVVQQGYLQYINGLRLKLKKHVPEIPFLDIYEDLLSLDKDYTDILSEDKVFSILAKYKIYINKTFLTPILDLLQIRKEENVKYEELLNLLNWKYDFPTLPKIEKIPSECQHYSTTYNTTIGNIESIDITNIPTAGISYVDLDRCTAYSLILPNIFIKYGLTPTDLSRLRNKEEIKNIFEAIGIQFPNNTFDLLWKKGQEKSYTDNVSVEIFGSLLDQYDDFIHDKNN from the exons atggaaaaatgtaaatgtactATAAATTCAAGAAATCAGCTTTTGGGTTTAGTCCATGAAGATGAAAATGCTTACAGCAAAAACTTC aaaaccTCAACATCTAGCATTAAAGAATGTTTTACAGAATATTCTTTAGAAGATAAAGTTGAAGCTTTGAGAAACATATTTGTTCATAATGAAAGACATACACAAAAGTTACCACCGTTCATAAGcaatatacataattctaAACAAATAATTGAT GTAAAAGAATGTTTACAACCAGATGAAGAAACATcatttcaaacaattatttctGAATTAAGAAATACTGTTATGAATAGTTATTGGAATAAAGAAGTTGGTAAAACACgttatcaaatttcaaatctaCCAGTGGGTATGAAACCGCTGGAAGTAACTTTTGGAAAAAAGCTTAAGTCTG GAGAAACTATGGCTGAACTtattaaacaagaaataataGCAAGTGATATTCCAgaacagaatatttttgaaatgtataaaaaaagtcATAACAGTTATTTACCTGCAGAACAAGTTAAAAGACa ataTAAGAAACCATTTGATCAAAATTCATGTTTTGGAAAATTATGGAATGCTAATATCAAAGGTGAACGACTAAAAAGACTCTTAACATGGATTATTGCAGATCTTGATCATTCACATTCTCGTATTGGTAAAGTAAA agaTATCATGAATATAATAGATGATaaagtatatgaaaaaaaaggaatatctGAAATGTTAAACATTTTAAGTGATTGTCCTATAAATAATGAAGTGGTAGTGCAACAGGgctatttacaatatataaatggTTTACGTctgaaattgaagaaacatGTTCcagaaattccatttttagATATCTATGAAGATTTATTATCCCTTGATAAA GATTATACAGACATTTTATCAGAAGATAAAGTCTTTTCTATCTTagctaaatataaaatatatataaataagacaTTTCTAACACCTATATTAGATCTTCTTCAAATACGTAAGGAAGAGAATGTAAAGTATGAAGAgttattaaatcttttaaattggaaatatgACTTTCCTACATTACCAAAGATAGAAA AGATTCCTTCAGAATGTCAACATTACAGTACTACGTACAATACTACAATAGGAAATATAGAAAGCATAGATATTACAA ATATTCCAACAGCAGGAATTTCTTATGTAGATTTGGATAGATGTACTGCTTACAGTCTTATacttccaaatatttttataaaatatggtCTTACTCCGACAGATCTCTCTAGA cttcgaaataaggaagaaataaaaaatatttttgaagctATTGGAATTCAATTCCCCAATAACACCTTTGATTTACTTTGGAAGAAAGGACAAGAAAAAAGCTATACAGATAATGTATCCGTAGAAATTTTTGGAAGCTTACTTGATCAATATGATGATTTCAtacatgataaaaataattaa
- the LOC122565941 gene encoding cytoplasmic dynein 1 light intermediate chain 2 isoform X1 — MAATAIDMMLQSNGFQSKKKEDPENKDNLWSSILAEVQNSSSNKLPSNKNILVLGDNESGKTTLIAKLQGVEDPKKGSGLEFAYIDVRDDYRDDQTRLSVWVLDGDPSHANLLRFALNAERFPHTLVMLVAAMTTPWAILDQLQSWAALLGDHIDKLPLDNDTWQRCRQFNVKKWQDYTEPGDELDPGSPLRRTSRNLDDDTMDNLPLPEGVLTTNLGLDVVVVITKTDYMSTLEKEHDYKDEHFDFIQQWIRRFCLQYGAGLFYTSAKEDKNCDLLYKYLTHRIYSLPFRTPALVVEKDAVLIPAGWDNMKKISILHENLQSMKPDDYYRDVIAQPSTNRKCVAREVEVQAEEEQAFLAKQQAALLGIKDPTRSPTTRNQASTGPVIQVASPNKKLDPKGTGSAQSGEGVLANFFNSLLHKKTGSPGSPGTVGTSPIKIDNASVDKATMCNDAAVELDRLTRTKKISPPNLNSSSEC; from the exons ATGGCAGCGACGGCAATTGATATGATGTTGCAGAGCAATGGGTTtcaatcgaagaaaaaagaagatccAGAAAATAAAGACAACTTATG GTCCTCTATTTTGGCTGAAGTACAAAATAGTAGCAGTAACAAACTACCCTCAAACAAGAATATACTTGTCTTAG GTGATAATGAAAGTGGAAAAACAACACTCATTGCTAAATTACAAGGCGTAGAAGATCCAAAAAAAGGTTCTGGTTTGGAGTTCGCATATATTGATGTCAGAGATGATTATAGAGATG ATCAAACAAGATTATCTGTATGGGTATTAGATGGTGATCCTAGTCATGCAAATCTTTTAAGATTTGCATTAAATGCCGAAAGATTTCCACATACACTTGTTATGTTAGTTGCTGCAATGACAACTCCATGGGCTATCCTCGATCAACTTCAATCCTGGGCTGCACTTTTGGGAGATCATATTGACAAATTACCTTTAGATAATGATACTTGGCAACGATGCAGGCAATTTA ATGTAAAAAAGTGGCAAGATTATACAGAACCTGGAGATGAATTAGATCCTGGTAGTCCTTTAAGGCGAACTAGTCGTAACTTAGATGACGATACAATGGATAATTTACCACTACCAGAAGGAGTACTTACAACAAATTTAGGCCTAgatgttgttgttgttattaccAAAACTGATTATATGTCTACTCTTGAGAAAGAACATGATTATAA gGACgaacattttgattttatacaaCAGTGGATAAGACGATTTTGTTTACAATATGGTGCAGGATTATTTTACACATCAGCAAAGGAAGATAAAAACTGTGATTtgctttataaatatcttacacATAGAATTTATTCTTTACCATTTAGAACACCTGCTTTAGTCGTCGAAAAAGATGCAGTTCTCAT TCCTGCTGGTTGggataatatgaaaaagattaGCATTCttcatgaaaatttgcaatcaATGAAACCAGATGATTATTATAGAGATGTTATTGCACAACCATCAACAAACAGAaaa TGTGTAGCTAGAGAAGTAGAAGTACAGGCAGAAGAAGAACAAGCTTTCTTAGCGAAACAACAAGCCGCATTATTAGGTATAAAAGATCCAACGCGATCTCCAACAACCAGGAATCAGGCAAGCACTGGACCAGTTATTCAG gTTGCATCACCAAATAAAAAGTTGGATCCCAAAGGTACTGGATCTGCGCAATCTGGGGAAGGTGTTCTAGCTAACTTCTTCAATTCTCTTCTTCACAAAAAGACTGGAAGCCCTGGATCGCCAGGTACTGTAGGTACAAGTCCGATAAAAATAG
- the LOC122565942 gene encoding WW domain-containing oxidoreductase isoform X1 — translation MIGILNESDSEDELPPGWEEMTTPNGNVYYVNHYTKGTQWTHPRTGRTKTVGGELPNGWEKRVSEDGQVLFVDHMNHTTTYTDPRLAFATEYRESSQPIRQRFDSSSTALSVLHGRDLRGKLAIVTGANTGIGFETARSLALHGCKVILACRDLEKGAEAVRKIQQERENVMCETLHLDLLSLYSVREAAEEFKQKYRTLNILILNAGVFAIPYELTKDGFETTFQVNHLSQFYFTLLLEGPLQNCHNSRVVIVSSESHRFATLRKVEDFHRLILSPPPYKYWFMEAYNNSKLCNILFAQELAKRWPSVNVFCCHPGNMVSSSLCRYSWMFRFMYMLVRPFTKSLQQAASTSVFCASAPELEGITGCYFSNCYRCEPSKTALNPALAERLWFVSEKMFVNVMKNRKLQEKLNLK, via the exons atgATAGGTATTTTAAATGAATCCGATAGTGAAGATGAGTTGCCTCCTGGATGGGAAGAAATGACAACTCCTAATGGAAATGTCTACTAtgtaaa TCATTATACAAAGGGCACACAATGGACACACCCTAGAACTGGTCGAACAAAGACTGTTGGGGGAG AACTGCCAAATGGATGGGAAAAACGTGTGTCAGAAGATGGTCAAGTCTTATTTGTTGATCATATGAATCATACAACAACATATACTGATCCTCGGCTTGCATTTGCTACAGAATATAGAGAATCATCACAGCCTATAAGACAACGTTTTGATAGTAGTAGCACGGCATTGTCTGTTTTACATGGTCGAGACTTAAGGGGTAAACTTGCCATAGTTACAGGTGCCAATACTGGGATAG gatTTGAAACAGCTAGATCATTAGCTCTACATGGATGTAAAGTTATCTTAGCTTGTAGAGATCTAGAAAAAGGTGCAGAAGCAGTACGAAAAATAcaacaagaaagagaaaatgttaTGTGTGAAACATTACACTTGGATCTGTTATCATTATATAGTGTTAGAGAAGCAGCTGAGGAATTTAAGCAAAAATATAG aactttaaatattcttattttaaatgcTGGTGTCTTTGCAATTCCGTATGAACTTACAAAAGATGGTTTTGAAACAACATTTCAAGTAAATCatctttctcaattttacTTTACTCTTTTATTAGAAGGACCACTACAAAATTGTCATAATTCCAGAGTAGTGATAGTTTCAAGTGAATCACACAG ATTTGCAACTTTACGAAAAGTAGAagattttcatcgattaattttatctccTCCTCCATATAAGTATTGGTTTATGGAAgcatataataattcaaaactGTGTAATATCTTGTTTGCACAAGAATTAGCAAAACGGTGGCCTTCTGTAAATGTCTTTTGTTGTCATCCTGGTAATATGGTTTCTTCTTCATTATGTCGTTATTCATGGATGTTCCGATTTATGTATATGCTAGTACGACCTTTTACAAAATCACTG CAACAAGCTGCTAGTACATCGGTTTTCTGTGCGAGTGCACCAGAATTGGAAGGGATAACTGGATGTTATTTCAGTAATTGTTATCGTTGTGAACCATCAAAAACTGCATTAAACCCTGCACTAGCAGAAAGATTATGGTTTGTTagtgaaaaaatgtttgttaatGTTATGAAAAACAGGaaacttcaagaaaaacttaatttgaaatga
- the LOC122565941 gene encoding cytoplasmic dynein 1 light intermediate chain 1 isoform X2: protein MAATAIDMMLQSNGFQSKKKEDPENKDNLWSSILAEVQNSSSNKLPSNKNILVLGDNESGKTTLIAKLQGVEDPKKGSGLEFAYIDVRDDYRDDQTRLSVWVLDGDPSHANLLRFALNAERFPHTLVMLVAAMTTPWAILDQLQSWAALLGDHIDKLPLDNDTWQRCRQFNVKKWQDYTEPGDELDPGSPLRRTSRNLDDDTMDNLPLPEGVLTTNLGLDVVVVITKTDYMSTLEKEHDYKDEHFDFIQQWIRRFCLQYGAGLFYTSAKEDKNCDLLYKYLTHRIYSLPFRTPALVVEKDAVLIPAGWDNMKKISILHENLQSMKPDDYYRDVIAQPSTNRKCVAREVEVQAEEEQAFLAKQQAALLGIKDPTRSPTTRNQVASPNKKLDPKGTGSAQSGEGVLANFFNSLLHKKTGSPGSPGTVGTSPIKIDNASVDKATMCNDAAVELDRLTRTKKISPPNLNSSSEC, encoded by the exons ATGGCAGCGACGGCAATTGATATGATGTTGCAGAGCAATGGGTTtcaatcgaagaaaaaagaagatccAGAAAATAAAGACAACTTATG GTCCTCTATTTTGGCTGAAGTACAAAATAGTAGCAGTAACAAACTACCCTCAAACAAGAATATACTTGTCTTAG GTGATAATGAAAGTGGAAAAACAACACTCATTGCTAAATTACAAGGCGTAGAAGATCCAAAAAAAGGTTCTGGTTTGGAGTTCGCATATATTGATGTCAGAGATGATTATAGAGATG ATCAAACAAGATTATCTGTATGGGTATTAGATGGTGATCCTAGTCATGCAAATCTTTTAAGATTTGCATTAAATGCCGAAAGATTTCCACATACACTTGTTATGTTAGTTGCTGCAATGACAACTCCATGGGCTATCCTCGATCAACTTCAATCCTGGGCTGCACTTTTGGGAGATCATATTGACAAATTACCTTTAGATAATGATACTTGGCAACGATGCAGGCAATTTA ATGTAAAAAAGTGGCAAGATTATACAGAACCTGGAGATGAATTAGATCCTGGTAGTCCTTTAAGGCGAACTAGTCGTAACTTAGATGACGATACAATGGATAATTTACCACTACCAGAAGGAGTACTTACAACAAATTTAGGCCTAgatgttgttgttgttattaccAAAACTGATTATATGTCTACTCTTGAGAAAGAACATGATTATAA gGACgaacattttgattttatacaaCAGTGGATAAGACGATTTTGTTTACAATATGGTGCAGGATTATTTTACACATCAGCAAAGGAAGATAAAAACTGTGATTtgctttataaatatcttacacATAGAATTTATTCTTTACCATTTAGAACACCTGCTTTAGTCGTCGAAAAAGATGCAGTTCTCAT TCCTGCTGGTTGggataatatgaaaaagattaGCATTCttcatgaaaatttgcaatcaATGAAACCAGATGATTATTATAGAGATGTTATTGCACAACCATCAACAAACAGAaaa TGTGTAGCTAGAGAAGTAGAAGTACAGGCAGAAGAAGAACAAGCTTTCTTAGCGAAACAACAAGCCGCATTATTAGGTATAAAAGATCCAACGCGATCTCCAACAACCAGGAATCAG gTTGCATCACCAAATAAAAAGTTGGATCCCAAAGGTACTGGATCTGCGCAATCTGGGGAAGGTGTTCTAGCTAACTTCTTCAATTCTCTTCTTCACAAAAAGACTGGAAGCCCTGGATCGCCAGGTACTGTAGGTACAAGTCCGATAAAAATAG
- the LOC122566381 gene encoding ER membrane protein complex subunit 4, producing MTAAKQNIKRSKWALDFAHKNKQEKNVDIASPPGYTPAVALFHAVDSIRESDSNHLIIKKSWDLALGPLKQVPMNLFIMYMAGNSISIFPIMMVGMLIIRPVKALFTLQQTFKVIEGTHAFGQKFVYFLGQLVNIALALYKCQSMGLLPTHASDWLAFVEPQARLEYSSGGFIYV from the exons atgacaGCAGCTaagcaaaatataaaacgatctAAATGGGCTTTGGATTTCGCTCACAA gaataaacaagaaaaaaatgtgGATATTGCTTCACCACCAGGTTATACACCTGCTGTTGCTTTATTTCATGCTGTCGATTCAATTAGAGAATCTGATTCCAATCATTTGATAATTAAGAAATCATGGGATTTAGCCCTAGGTCCTCTTAAACAAGTtccaatgaatttatttataatgtacatGGCGGGTAATTCCATATCAATATTTCCTATTATGATGGTTGGTATGTTAATAATTAGACCAGTGAAAGCATTATTTACTCTCCAACAaa cATTTAAGGTAATAGAAGGAACTCATGCTTTTGGACAGAAGTTTGTGTACTTTCTGGGACAATTGGTAAATATTGCGTTAGCATTATATAAATGTCAATCGATGGGATTACTTCCAACACATGCATCCGATTGGTTAGCATTTGTAGAACCACAAGCACGGTTAGAATATTCTAGCGGTggatttatatatgtatga
- the LOC122565942 gene encoding WW domain-containing oxidoreductase isoform X4: protein MEMSTIHYTKGTQWTHPRTGRTKTVGGEYRESSQPIRQRFDSSSTALSVLHGRDLRGKLAIVTGANTGIGFETARSLALHGCKVILACRDLEKGAEAVRKIQQERENVMCETLHLDLLSLYSVREAAEEFKQKYRTLNILILNAGVFAIPYELTKDGFETTFQVNHLSQFYFTLLLEGPLQNCHNSRVVIVSSESHRFATLRKVEDFHRLILSPPPYKYWFMEAYNNSKLCNILFAQELAKRWPSVNVFCCHPGNMVSSSLCRYSWMFRFMYMLVRPFTKSLQQAASTSVFCASAPELEGITGCYFSNCYRCEPSKTALNPALAERLWFVSEKMFVNVMKNRKLQEKLNLK from the exons ATGGAAATGTCTACTAt TCATTATACAAAGGGCACACAATGGACACACCCTAGAACTGGTCGAACAAAGACTGTTGGGGGAG AATATAGAGAATCATCACAGCCTATAAGACAACGTTTTGATAGTAGTAGCACGGCATTGTCTGTTTTACATGGTCGAGACTTAAGGGGTAAACTTGCCATAGTTACAGGTGCCAATACTGGGATAG gatTTGAAACAGCTAGATCATTAGCTCTACATGGATGTAAAGTTATCTTAGCTTGTAGAGATCTAGAAAAAGGTGCAGAAGCAGTACGAAAAATAcaacaagaaagagaaaatgttaTGTGTGAAACATTACACTTGGATCTGTTATCATTATATAGTGTTAGAGAAGCAGCTGAGGAATTTAAGCAAAAATATAG aactttaaatattcttattttaaatgcTGGTGTCTTTGCAATTCCGTATGAACTTACAAAAGATGGTTTTGAAACAACATTTCAAGTAAATCatctttctcaattttacTTTACTCTTTTATTAGAAGGACCACTACAAAATTGTCATAATTCCAGAGTAGTGATAGTTTCAAGTGAATCACACAG ATTTGCAACTTTACGAAAAGTAGAagattttcatcgattaattttatctccTCCTCCATATAAGTATTGGTTTATGGAAgcatataataattcaaaactGTGTAATATCTTGTTTGCACAAGAATTAGCAAAACGGTGGCCTTCTGTAAATGTCTTTTGTTGTCATCCTGGTAATATGGTTTCTTCTTCATTATGTCGTTATTCATGGATGTTCCGATTTATGTATATGCTAGTACGACCTTTTACAAAATCACTG CAACAAGCTGCTAGTACATCGGTTTTCTGTGCGAGTGCACCAGAATTGGAAGGGATAACTGGATGTTATTTCAGTAATTGTTATCGTTGTGAACCATCAAAAACTGCATTAAACCCTGCACTAGCAGAAAGATTATGGTTTGTTagtgaaaaaatgtttgttaatGTTATGAAAAACAGGaaacttcaagaaaaacttaatttgaaatga
- the LOC122565944 gene encoding MICOS complex subunit MIC27, which yields MYRIMLFKKFLMPCGLCAAVPAMKPPTSPEDTTPCSNETQGKKLIKPSELPIYSIDDGYSKQMPCIEYPSIVEENIRKVRQTVSEIKVTLDRVSHDVSSTFENLKFAVDYLQDEANIMPRIGAVGIGGLSGLIFSLRGGILKRLFYTTTGASIVGCICFPKEAKQALNTVEHYGNISYNFIYGVKPGDNKKEISVNEFPLLKSVLESEYFRMIARLFEKETSDTTVSTNTTEKVELNTKK from the exons atgtatcgaATAATG ttGTTCAAGAAATTCTTGATGCCGTGTGGGCTATGTGCTGCAGTACCAGCAATGAAACCTCCAACTTCTCCTGAAGATACTACACCATGTAGTAATGAAACacaaggaaagaaattaattaaaccatCAGAATTACCCATTTATTCTATTGATGATGGGTATTCTAAGCAGATGCCATG caTAGAATATCCTTCTATtgtggaagaaaatattagaaaagtaCGTCAAACAGTCAGTGAGATAAAAGTTACATTAGACAGGGTTTCCCATGATGTTTCAAGTACCTTCGAAAATCTTAAAT tTGCTGTTGATTACCTCCAAGATGAAGCCAATATTATGCCACGAATAGGAGCTGTTGGTATTGGTGGTTTATCAGGATTAATATTCAGTCTCAGAGGGGGCATATTAAAAAGACTGTTTTATACAACTACAGGTGCTAGTATTGTTGGATGTATTTGTTTCCCCAAAGAAGCAAAACAAGCATTAAACACAGTAGAACACTATGGAAATATTagttacaatttcatttatggtg tgAAACCAGGGGAtaacaaaaaggaaatttcagtAAATGAATTTCCATTACTGAAAAGTGTGCTTGAATCAGAATATTTTCGTATGATAGCTCGactttttgaaaaagaaacgagcgaTACAACTGTATCAACCAATACAACTGAAAAAGTGGAG cTAAATACAAAGAAGTGA
- the LOC122566382 gene encoding M-phase phosphoprotein 6: MSVNKAKLSKSILEMKFMKRTKEKVEKQQFHEEGEEYFGNELTKRMKKDSERFIIEPSYMFCEKLIDGRVSFQGMNPEIEKFMEEERNDEHTEMEEKQEADISDEQLAKNWKNYRKMTKIEHKYEKLLKKHKDYELSPKKPKFLKPQY; encoded by the exons atgaGTGTTAACAAAgcaaaattatcaaaaagtattttagaaatgaaa ttcatGAAacggacgaaagaaaaagtagagAAACAGCAATTTCATGAAGAAGGTGAGGAATATTTTGGAAATGAACTGACAAAACGTATGAAGAAAGATTC agAAAGATTTATCATTGAACCTAGTTATATGTTCTGTGAGAAGTTAATCGATGGCAGAGTAAGTTTTCAAGGAATGAATcctgaaatagaaaaattcatgGAAGAGGAACGGAACGATGAACATACGGAGAtggaagaaaaacaagaagCAGATATTTCAGATGAACAATTGgcaaaaaattggaaaaattatagGAAAATGACAAAGATTGaacataaatatgaaaagttattaaaaaaacataagGATTATGAACTATCACCAAAGAAACCAAAGTTTTTGAAAccacaatattaa
- the LOC122565942 gene encoding WW domain-containing oxidoreductase isoform X2, producing MEMSTIHYTKGTQWTHPRTGRTKTVGGELPNGWEKRVSEDGQVLFVDHMNHTTTYTDPRLAFATEYRESSQPIRQRFDSSSTALSVLHGRDLRGKLAIVTGANTGIGFETARSLALHGCKVILACRDLEKGAEAVRKIQQERENVMCETLHLDLLSLYSVREAAEEFKQKYRTLNILILNAGVFAIPYELTKDGFETTFQVNHLSQFYFTLLLEGPLQNCHNSRVVIVSSESHRFATLRKVEDFHRLILSPPPYKYWFMEAYNNSKLCNILFAQELAKRWPSVNVFCCHPGNMVSSSLCRYSWMFRFMYMLVRPFTKSLQQAASTSVFCASAPELEGITGCYFSNCYRCEPSKTALNPALAERLWFVSEKMFVNVMKNRKLQEKLNLK from the exons ATGGAAATGTCTACTAt TCATTATACAAAGGGCACACAATGGACACACCCTAGAACTGGTCGAACAAAGACTGTTGGGGGAG AACTGCCAAATGGATGGGAAAAACGTGTGTCAGAAGATGGTCAAGTCTTATTTGTTGATCATATGAATCATACAACAACATATACTGATCCTCGGCTTGCATTTGCTACAGAATATAGAGAATCATCACAGCCTATAAGACAACGTTTTGATAGTAGTAGCACGGCATTGTCTGTTTTACATGGTCGAGACTTAAGGGGTAAACTTGCCATAGTTACAGGTGCCAATACTGGGATAG gatTTGAAACAGCTAGATCATTAGCTCTACATGGATGTAAAGTTATCTTAGCTTGTAGAGATCTAGAAAAAGGTGCAGAAGCAGTACGAAAAATAcaacaagaaagagaaaatgttaTGTGTGAAACATTACACTTGGATCTGTTATCATTATATAGTGTTAGAGAAGCAGCTGAGGAATTTAAGCAAAAATATAG aactttaaatattcttattttaaatgcTGGTGTCTTTGCAATTCCGTATGAACTTACAAAAGATGGTTTTGAAACAACATTTCAAGTAAATCatctttctcaattttacTTTACTCTTTTATTAGAAGGACCACTACAAAATTGTCATAATTCCAGAGTAGTGATAGTTTCAAGTGAATCACACAG ATTTGCAACTTTACGAAAAGTAGAagattttcatcgattaattttatctccTCCTCCATATAAGTATTGGTTTATGGAAgcatataataattcaaaactGTGTAATATCTTGTTTGCACAAGAATTAGCAAAACGGTGGCCTTCTGTAAATGTCTTTTGTTGTCATCCTGGTAATATGGTTTCTTCTTCATTATGTCGTTATTCATGGATGTTCCGATTTATGTATATGCTAGTACGACCTTTTACAAAATCACTG CAACAAGCTGCTAGTACATCGGTTTTCTGTGCGAGTGCACCAGAATTGGAAGGGATAACTGGATGTTATTTCAGTAATTGTTATCGTTGTGAACCATCAAAAACTGCATTAAACCCTGCACTAGCAGAAAGATTATGGTTTGTTagtgaaaaaatgtttgttaatGTTATGAAAAACAGGaaacttcaagaaaaacttaatttgaaatga
- the LOC122565942 gene encoding WW domain-containing oxidoreductase isoform X3, with protein MIGILNESDSEDELPPGWEEMTTPNGNVYYVNHYTKGTQWTHPRTGRTKTVGGEYRESSQPIRQRFDSSSTALSVLHGRDLRGKLAIVTGANTGIGFETARSLALHGCKVILACRDLEKGAEAVRKIQQERENVMCETLHLDLLSLYSVREAAEEFKQKYRTLNILILNAGVFAIPYELTKDGFETTFQVNHLSQFYFTLLLEGPLQNCHNSRVVIVSSESHRFATLRKVEDFHRLILSPPPYKYWFMEAYNNSKLCNILFAQELAKRWPSVNVFCCHPGNMVSSSLCRYSWMFRFMYMLVRPFTKSLQQAASTSVFCASAPELEGITGCYFSNCYRCEPSKTALNPALAERLWFVSEKMFVNVMKNRKLQEKLNLK; from the exons atgATAGGTATTTTAAATGAATCCGATAGTGAAGATGAGTTGCCTCCTGGATGGGAAGAAATGACAACTCCTAATGGAAATGTCTACTAtgtaaa TCATTATACAAAGGGCACACAATGGACACACCCTAGAACTGGTCGAACAAAGACTGTTGGGGGAG AATATAGAGAATCATCACAGCCTATAAGACAACGTTTTGATAGTAGTAGCACGGCATTGTCTGTTTTACATGGTCGAGACTTAAGGGGTAAACTTGCCATAGTTACAGGTGCCAATACTGGGATAG gatTTGAAACAGCTAGATCATTAGCTCTACATGGATGTAAAGTTATCTTAGCTTGTAGAGATCTAGAAAAAGGTGCAGAAGCAGTACGAAAAATAcaacaagaaagagaaaatgttaTGTGTGAAACATTACACTTGGATCTGTTATCATTATATAGTGTTAGAGAAGCAGCTGAGGAATTTAAGCAAAAATATAG aactttaaatattcttattttaaatgcTGGTGTCTTTGCAATTCCGTATGAACTTACAAAAGATGGTTTTGAAACAACATTTCAAGTAAATCatctttctcaattttacTTTACTCTTTTATTAGAAGGACCACTACAAAATTGTCATAATTCCAGAGTAGTGATAGTTTCAAGTGAATCACACAG ATTTGCAACTTTACGAAAAGTAGAagattttcatcgattaattttatctccTCCTCCATATAAGTATTGGTTTATGGAAgcatataataattcaaaactGTGTAATATCTTGTTTGCACAAGAATTAGCAAAACGGTGGCCTTCTGTAAATGTCTTTTGTTGTCATCCTGGTAATATGGTTTCTTCTTCATTATGTCGTTATTCATGGATGTTCCGATTTATGTATATGCTAGTACGACCTTTTACAAAATCACTG CAACAAGCTGCTAGTACATCGGTTTTCTGTGCGAGTGCACCAGAATTGGAAGGGATAACTGGATGTTATTTCAGTAATTGTTATCGTTGTGAACCATCAAAAACTGCATTAAACCCTGCACTAGCAGAAAGATTATGGTTTGTTagtgaaaaaatgtttgttaatGTTATGAAAAACAGGaaacttcaagaaaaacttaatttgaaatga